In one window of Arthrobacter pascens DNA:
- a CDS encoding helix-turn-helix transcriptional regulator has protein sequence MTSHPGNGASRLELPPQAVLTLDEDMAVVGETASTRDWLDLLQPGPRPYQAVPAEVLNVAAQLLAREAGVDDHDAAARVHIGSGRWAVLRATRMSAAASGSTPPLAVTIQECPPEARLDMFARCFGLPPRQRELLELASAGASTAAMAESQGTSVYTVQDQFKQIFENCGVRSRASLLAMALGIVAGESGL, from the coding sequence ATGACCTCACATCCAGGGAACGGGGCAAGCCGACTGGAGCTGCCTCCACAGGCCGTGCTCACGCTGGACGAAGACATGGCCGTGGTGGGCGAGACGGCGTCGACCAGAGACTGGCTGGATTTACTCCAGCCCGGTCCGCGCCCCTATCAGGCCGTCCCCGCTGAGGTTTTGAATGTGGCTGCGCAACTGCTGGCCCGAGAGGCGGGCGTTGACGATCATGACGCTGCTGCGCGGGTCCACATCGGCTCGGGCAGATGGGCAGTACTGAGGGCAACCCGGATGTCGGCTGCGGCTTCCGGTTCAACCCCGCCCCTGGCCGTGACCATCCAGGAGTGCCCGCCTGAGGCAAGGTTGGATATGTTTGCGCGGTGCTTCGGTCTGCCGCCGCGGCAGCGGGAACTTTTGGAGCTCGCGTCAGCGGGGGCGAGCACAGCGGCCATGGCGGAGAGTCAGGGAACAAGCGTCTATACAGTCCAGGACCAGTTCAAACAGATCTTTGAAAACTGTGGTGTGCGGAGCCGCGCGTCTCTGTTGGCCATGGCACTGGGAATCGTCGCTGGCGAGTCCGGGCTGTAG
- the kynA gene encoding tryptophan 2,3-dioxygenase, translated as MSVEKNTRKLDKGIVRDFSSRMSYASYLQLPILLSAQQPVSEPEHHDELLFIIQHQTTELWLKLVLHELRSAAAWLREDDLGSALKGIARVKHIQKTLTEQWSVLATLTPTEYSQFRGFLGNSSGFQSSQYRAVEFVLGNKNRKMLPVFESDPEAHAMLEELLNAPSIYDEFLAYLARQGFDVPQSVLERDVTRAHEFRPELVPLFKHIYENAADNWGAYEACEELVDLEDNFQLWRFRHLRTVQRTIGMKSGTGGSTGAAFLQKALELTFFPELFAVRTEIGQ; from the coding sequence GTGTCCGTTGAAAAGAACACCCGTAAGCTGGACAAGGGCATCGTCCGCGACTTCAGTTCCCGGATGAGCTATGCATCATACCTGCAGCTGCCGATCCTGCTCAGTGCCCAGCAGCCCGTCAGCGAGCCTGAGCACCACGACGAACTGCTGTTCATCATCCAGCACCAGACCACTGAGCTGTGGCTCAAACTGGTCCTGCACGAACTCCGAAGTGCCGCTGCCTGGCTCCGTGAAGACGATCTCGGTTCCGCGCTCAAGGGCATCGCCCGGGTCAAGCACATCCAGAAGACCCTGACGGAGCAGTGGTCCGTCCTGGCCACCCTGACGCCCACCGAATATTCGCAGTTCCGCGGCTTCCTGGGCAACTCATCGGGCTTCCAGTCCAGCCAGTACCGTGCCGTGGAGTTCGTCCTGGGAAACAAGAACCGCAAAATGCTTCCCGTGTTTGAATCCGACCCCGAAGCGCACGCCATGCTCGAGGAACTGCTCAACGCCCCCAGCATCTACGACGAATTCCTCGCCTACCTCGCTAGGCAGGGCTTCGACGTGCCGCAGTCAGTCCTGGAACGGGATGTCACCAGGGCCCACGAGTTCCGCCCCGAACTTGTGCCCTTGTTCAAGCACATCTACGAAAACGCAGCGGACAACTGGGGCGCCTACGAAGCCTGCGAGGAACTCGTTGACCTCGAGGACAACTTCCAGCTGTGGCGCTTCCGGCACCTGCGCACGGTGCAGCGGACCATCGGAATGAAATCCGGAACCGGAGGCTCCACCGGCGCCGCGTTCCTGCAGAAGGCCCTGGAACTGACCTTCTTCCCCGAACTGTTCGCCGTCCGGACGGAGATCGGCCAATGA
- the rpsO gene encoding 30S ribosomal protein S15 encodes MALDAAVKQSIIKDFATSEADTGSPEVQVAVLTQRIKDLTEHMKEHKHDYHTQRGLLAMVGRRKRMLTYLKNTDIARYRALIERLGLRR; translated from the coding sequence GTGGCACTTGACGCCGCTGTAAAGCAGTCCATCATCAAGGATTTCGCAACGTCTGAGGCCGACACCGGTTCGCCGGAGGTCCAGGTTGCAGTCCTGACCCAGCGGATCAAGGATCTGACTGAGCACATGAAGGAGCACAAGCACGATTACCACACCCAGCGCGGTCTGCTGGCCATGGTCGGTCGTCGCAAGCGCATGCTCACCTACCTCAAGAACACTGACATCGCCCGCTACCGTGCGCTCATCGAGCGCCTCGGCCTGCGCCGCTAG
- a CDS encoding M16 family metallopeptidase, which produces MTVVPLPLEQNQPGDTLVHGSDGGPVVRRSVLPGGVRVLTEAMPGQRSATIGFWVGVGSRDEAPGQHGSTHFLEHLLFKGTKRRTALEIASAFDEVGGESNAATAKESTCYFARVLDTDLPMAIDVIADMITGAVLDPTEMEQERDVILEEIAMDSDDPTDVAHEHFVAAVLGTHPLGRPIGGTPAAIKAVARDSVWEHYRRYYRPDELVITAAGGLEHDVVCRLVVDALHTAGWSLESDAAPVERRSTERAEITGTAGLHVVKRAVEQANIIMGCPTIVATDDRRYVMSVLNAVLGGGMSSRLFQEIREKRGLVYSTYSFASSYADAGYFGMYAGCTPSKVRQVLDLLGLELDKLAEGGISQDELRKAVGQLCGGIVLALEDTGSRMSRLGRAELVSGEYQDIDETLRLIKSVTAQEVQDLARELAAAPRTVTVVGPFDETETFGL; this is translated from the coding sequence ATGACTGTTGTACCCCTGCCGCTTGAGCAGAACCAGCCCGGCGACACCCTGGTCCACGGGTCCGACGGCGGACCCGTCGTCAGGCGTTCCGTACTGCCCGGCGGCGTGCGGGTGCTGACCGAGGCAATGCCCGGGCAGCGCTCGGCAACTATTGGCTTCTGGGTGGGTGTGGGGTCCCGTGACGAGGCTCCGGGGCAGCACGGTTCCACGCACTTCCTTGAACATCTCCTGTTCAAGGGCACCAAGCGGCGGACGGCGCTGGAAATCGCCTCGGCGTTCGACGAGGTGGGCGGCGAATCCAACGCCGCCACCGCCAAGGAAAGCACGTGCTACTTCGCCCGGGTACTGGACACCGACCTGCCCATGGCCATCGACGTCATCGCCGACATGATCACCGGCGCCGTCCTGGATCCCACTGAAATGGAGCAGGAGCGCGATGTCATCCTGGAGGAAATCGCGATGGACAGCGATGACCCCACCGACGTCGCCCATGAGCACTTCGTGGCGGCCGTGCTGGGGACCCACCCGCTGGGCCGCCCCATCGGCGGCACGCCTGCGGCCATCAAGGCTGTGGCCAGGGACTCTGTCTGGGAACACTACCGCCGCTATTACCGTCCGGATGAGCTGGTGATCACCGCCGCGGGAGGCCTGGAGCACGACGTCGTCTGCCGCCTTGTGGTGGACGCGCTCCACACGGCCGGCTGGTCCCTGGAGTCCGATGCCGCCCCCGTGGAACGCCGCTCTACGGAACGTGCGGAGATTACCGGCACCGCGGGCCTGCATGTCGTCAAGCGCGCGGTGGAGCAGGCCAACATCATCATGGGCTGCCCCACGATCGTGGCCACCGATGACCGCCGCTACGTCATGAGCGTGCTCAACGCAGTGCTGGGCGGCGGAATGTCCTCGCGGCTGTTCCAGGAAATCCGTGAGAAGCGGGGGCTCGTGTACTCCACGTATTCCTTCGCCTCTTCCTACGCTGATGCCGGCTACTTCGGCATGTACGCTGGGTGTACGCCTTCGAAGGTCCGCCAGGTGCTGGATCTGCTGGGGCTCGAGCTGGACAAGCTGGCCGAGGGCGGGATCTCCCAGGACGAGCTCCGCAAGGCAGTCGGCCAGCTCTGTGGCGGAATCGTGCTGGCTCTTGAGGACACCGGTTCCCGGATGTCGCGGCTCGGCCGGGCTGAACTGGTGTCCGGTGAGTACCAGGATATCGACGAGACCCTCAGGCTGATCAAGTCGGTCACCGCGCAGGAGGTCCAGGACCTTGCCCGGGAGCTGGCTGCGGCGCCACGCACAGTCACCGTGGTGGGGCCGTTTGATGAAACCGAGACATTCGGTCTCTGA
- a CDS encoding response regulator transcription factor gives MNRSQPQVTADVGNRRILLVEDEQTIAGVVRDYLLQAGFQVDLARDGFVALELASSRHPDLVILDRMLPGLDGVEVCRRLRKTMTVPLIMLTALGTEDDRILGLEVGADDYITKPFSPRELVLRVRSVLRRSLQEFTPEPPVEVAGFELNPSARTVTHQGTPLSLTAREFDLLAFLLRRQNQAFSREDLIKAVWGWDFGDLSTVTVHVRRLREKIEEDPQHPVFLKTVWGVGYRLDVPAGPGSPGDPQNARSEVPAVPQELSEASDAGQ, from the coding sequence GTGAACAGGTCCCAGCCGCAGGTAACGGCCGACGTCGGCAATCGCCGCATCCTGCTCGTCGAGGACGAGCAGACCATCGCTGGAGTGGTGCGGGACTATCTGCTGCAGGCCGGCTTCCAGGTCGACCTTGCCCGCGATGGGTTCGTGGCCTTGGAGCTGGCCTCATCCAGGCATCCGGACCTGGTCATCCTTGACCGGATGCTTCCCGGACTGGACGGGGTGGAGGTCTGCCGCCGGCTCCGGAAAACCATGACTGTGCCGCTGATCATGCTCACGGCCCTTGGCACCGAAGACGACAGGATCCTCGGACTGGAGGTCGGCGCCGACGACTACATCACCAAGCCGTTCTCGCCGAGGGAACTGGTGCTGAGGGTCAGATCGGTGCTCCGCCGGAGCCTGCAGGAGTTCACGCCCGAGCCTCCGGTGGAAGTGGCGGGCTTCGAACTTAATCCCTCAGCCCGCACCGTCACCCATCAAGGCACCCCGTTGTCGCTGACCGCCCGTGAGTTCGACCTCCTGGCCTTCCTGCTCCGCCGGCAGAACCAGGCGTTCAGCCGGGAAGACCTCATCAAAGCCGTGTGGGGGTGGGATTTCGGTGATCTCTCCACCGTCACGGTCCACGTCCGGCGGTTGCGCGAGAAGATCGAGGAGGACCCCCAGCATCCGGTCTTCCTCAAAACGGTATGGGGAGTCGGATACCGGCTGGACGTCCCTGCCGGTCCGGGAAGTCCGGGAGATCCCCAAAATGCGCGTTCCGAGGTTCCGGCAGTCCCGCAGGAATTGAGCGAGGCCTCAGATGCAGGGCAGTGA
- the moaA gene encoding GTP 3',8-cyclase MoaA, whose amino-acid sequence MSVQLGMPQPREGSGSSLPHATRPADAPPGLLDRYGRRATDMRLSLTDKCNLRCTYCMPAEGLEWLAKQAVMSAEEIVRIVRIGVDRLGVRELRLTGGEPLVRADLIGIIGAIRSNHPDLPISMTTNGVGLDKKASALKAAGLTRINVSLDSLHEETFAKLTRRPFLDRVLAGVDAAWAAGLGPVKLNAVLMRGINDAESPSLLAWALDRGYELRFIEQMPLDADHGWTRRNMITAAEIRGLLSVDYVLSPDPRARDGAPAERFEVRRRVAGSADPQGPVLGTVGIIASVTEPFCSDCRRTRITAEGKIMSCLFSREEFDLLGLLREGASDDALVERWQDAMWVKPKAHGMDHVGLDAPDFVQPDRSMSAIGG is encoded by the coding sequence ATGAGTGTTCAGCTAGGCATGCCGCAACCCCGTGAGGGTTCGGGCTCCAGCCTGCCGCATGCCACCCGTCCGGCGGACGCGCCGCCGGGACTGCTTGATCGTTATGGGCGCCGTGCCACGGACATGAGGCTGTCCCTGACTGACAAATGCAACCTGCGCTGCACCTACTGCATGCCTGCCGAAGGGCTGGAGTGGCTGGCCAAGCAGGCAGTGATGTCAGCTGAGGAGATCGTGAGGATCGTCCGGATCGGTGTGGACCGGCTGGGTGTGCGGGAACTGCGGCTGACGGGCGGGGAGCCATTGGTCCGGGCGGACCTGATCGGCATTATCGGGGCCATCAGGAGCAACCACCCCGACCTTCCCATTTCCATGACAACCAACGGTGTGGGGCTGGACAAAAAAGCGTCGGCCCTCAAGGCAGCCGGCCTTACCCGTATCAATGTCTCGCTGGACTCCCTGCACGAGGAAACCTTCGCGAAACTGACCCGCCGCCCCTTCCTGGACCGTGTGCTGGCAGGGGTGGACGCGGCCTGGGCGGCCGGGCTGGGCCCCGTCAAGCTCAATGCCGTACTGATGCGGGGCATCAACGACGCCGAGTCGCCGTCCCTGCTCGCCTGGGCTTTGGACCGCGGCTACGAACTGCGATTCATTGAACAGATGCCGCTGGACGCGGACCATGGCTGGACGCGCCGGAACATGATCACGGCAGCCGAGATCCGCGGGCTGCTTTCAGTGGACTACGTCCTGAGCCCGGACCCCCGTGCCCGTGACGGAGCACCCGCGGAGCGCTTTGAAGTACGACGCCGGGTGGCCGGGTCCGCGGACCCTCAGGGACCTGTGCTGGGAACCGTCGGAATCATCGCCTCTGTGACGGAACCGTTCTGCTCCGATTGCCGGCGGACACGGATCACCGCCGAGGGCAAGATCATGAGCTGCTTGTTCTCCCGGGAGGAGTTTGATCTCCTGGGGCTCCTGCGCGAAGGGGCCAGCGACGATGCCCTGGTCGAACGATGGCAGGACGCCATGTGGGTCAAACCCAAGGCACACGGTATGGACCATGTAGGACTTGACGCCCCGGACTTCGTCCAGCCGGACCGCAGCATGAGCGCCATCGGAGGCTGA
- a CDS encoding polyribonucleotide nucleotidyltransferase yields the protein MEGPEIQFSEAIIDNGRFGKRVIRFETGRLAKQAAGAAMVYIDDDTALLSATTAGKHPREGFDFFPLTVDVEERMYAAGRIPGSFFRREGRPSTEAILACRLMDRPLRPAFVKGLRNEVQIVVTVLAINPDELYDVVAINASSMSTQLSGLPFSGPIGGVRVALVADENGSQWVAFPKHSQLENSVFNMVVAGRIAGDDVAIMMVEAEATDNSWNLIKEQGATAPTEEVVSEGLEAAKPFIKALCDAQSDLAARAAKPTVEFPVFLDYEDDVYAAVESAAAEKLAAVFQIADKTERDDASDALKDEVVSSLAGQFEGREKELSAAFRSVTKQVVRQRILKDQIRIDGRGLTDIRQLTAEVEVLPRVHGSAIFERGETQIMGVTTLNMLKMEQQIDSLSPVTRKRYMHNYNFPPYSTGETGRVGSPKRREIGHGALAERAIVPVLPSREEFPYAIRQVSEALSSNGSTSMGSVCASTLSLLNAGVPLKAAVAGIAMGLVSDQVDGQTRYAALTDILGAEDAFGDMDFKVAGTAEFVTAIQLDTKLDGIPASVLAAALKQAREARLHILDVLNSAIDTPDELSEFAPRVIAVKIPVDKIGEVIGPKGKMINQIQEDTGADISIEDDGTVYIGATNGPSADAARSAINAIANPQVPEIGERYLGTVVKTTTFGAFISLTPGKDGLLHISELRKLASGKRVDNVDDVVSVGQKIQVEITKIDDRGKLSLSPVVAEEEGAGEPEPVHANAGAEGAGEAE from the coding sequence TTGGAGGGTCCCGAAATCCAGTTCTCAGAAGCAATCATTGACAATGGCCGCTTCGGCAAGCGTGTAATCCGCTTCGAAACCGGCCGTCTTGCCAAGCAGGCAGCCGGCGCAGCCATGGTGTACATCGACGACGACACCGCTCTGCTGTCCGCCACCACCGCAGGCAAGCACCCGCGTGAAGGCTTCGACTTCTTCCCCCTGACGGTCGACGTTGAAGAGCGCATGTACGCTGCCGGCCGTATCCCGGGCTCGTTCTTCCGCCGTGAAGGACGCCCGTCCACCGAAGCCATCCTGGCTTGCCGCCTCATGGATCGTCCGCTGCGTCCGGCCTTCGTCAAGGGCCTGCGCAACGAGGTCCAGATCGTGGTGACCGTCCTGGCCATCAACCCTGACGAGCTCTACGACGTGGTGGCCATCAACGCCTCCTCCATGTCCACCCAGCTCTCCGGCCTGCCCTTCTCCGGCCCGATCGGTGGCGTCCGCGTTGCCCTGGTTGCTGACGAGAACGGTTCCCAGTGGGTCGCGTTCCCGAAGCACTCCCAGCTCGAGAACTCCGTGTTCAACATGGTTGTCGCCGGCCGCATCGCCGGTGACGACGTCGCGATCATGATGGTTGAAGCCGAAGCAACGGACAACTCCTGGAACCTCATCAAGGAACAGGGCGCCACGGCTCCCACCGAAGAGGTTGTCTCCGAGGGCCTCGAGGCCGCCAAGCCGTTCATCAAGGCACTCTGCGACGCACAGTCGGACCTCGCAGCGCGCGCTGCGAAGCCCACCGTTGAGTTCCCGGTCTTCCTCGACTACGAGGATGACGTCTACGCCGCGGTTGAGTCCGCTGCCGCTGAGAAGCTGGCCGCTGTCTTCCAGATCGCTGATAAGACGGAGCGCGACGACGCTTCCGACGCCCTGAAGGACGAGGTTGTTTCCTCCCTTGCCGGCCAGTTCGAAGGCCGTGAGAAGGAGCTCTCCGCAGCATTCCGCTCGGTAACCAAGCAGGTTGTGCGCCAGCGCATCCTCAAGGACCAGATCCGCATTGACGGCCGTGGCCTGACGGACATCCGCCAGCTCACCGCCGAGGTCGAGGTTCTGCCCCGCGTGCACGGTTCCGCGATCTTCGAGCGCGGCGAAACCCAGATCATGGGCGTCACCACGCTGAACATGCTCAAGATGGAGCAGCAGATCGATTCGCTGTCGCCCGTCACGCGCAAGCGCTACATGCACAACTACAACTTCCCGCCGTACTCCACCGGTGAGACCGGCCGCGTCGGTTCGCCGAAGCGTCGCGAAATCGGCCACGGTGCCCTGGCAGAGCGCGCAATCGTGCCGGTGCTTCCGTCCCGCGAGGAGTTCCCGTACGCCATCCGCCAGGTGTCCGAGGCGCTTAGCTCCAACGGCTCGACGTCGATGGGTTCGGTCTGCGCCTCCACGCTGTCCCTGCTCAACGCCGGTGTGCCGCTGAAGGCCGCCGTTGCGGGTATCGCCATGGGCCTGGTCTCGGATCAGGTCGACGGCCAGACGCGCTACGCTGCCCTGACTGACATCCTGGGCGCCGAAGACGCTTTCGGTGACATGGACTTCAAGGTTGCCGGTACAGCCGAGTTCGTTACGGCCATCCAGCTGGACACCAAGCTCGACGGCATCCCCGCGTCAGTGCTGGCAGCAGCGCTGAAGCAGGCCCGCGAAGCCCGCCTGCACATCCTGGATGTCCTCAACTCCGCGATCGACACCCCGGACGAGCTCTCCGAGTTCGCGCCGCGCGTCATCGCGGTCAAGATCCCGGTAGACAAGATCGGCGAGGTTATTGGCCCCAAGGGCAAGATGATCAACCAGATCCAGGAAGACACCGGCGCCGACATCTCCATTGAGGACGACGGCACGGTCTACATTGGCGCCACCAACGGTCCGTCTGCAGACGCAGCACGCTCCGCCATCAACGCCATCGCCAACCCGCAGGTTCCGGAAATCGGCGAGCGCTACCTGGGTACGGTCGTCAAGACCACCACCTTCGGCGCTTTCATTTCCCTGACCCCGGGCAAGGACGGCCTGCTGCACATCTCCGAGCTGCGCAAGCTGGCCAGCGGCAAGCGCGTGGACAACGTTGATGACGTCGTTTCCGTCGGCCAAAAGATCCAGGTGGAGATCACCAAGATCGATGACCGCGGAAAGCTGTCGCTGTCCCCCGTAGTGGCTGAAGAGGAAGGCGCCGGCGAACCCGAGCCCGTTCACGCCAACGCCGGGGCAGAGGGCGCTGGCGAAGCCGAGTAG
- the kynU gene encoding kynureninase — protein sequence MENHDDGALRERAAHLDGQDPLAHYRDLFIGTDSDLSYLDGNSLGRPLKRSITDISTFIRDGWGGRLIRGWDEEWLELPQAIGDQLGRAVLGAAPGQTVIADSTTVVLYKLLRAALAAVTDPARTEVVLDTDNFPTDRYLVEGIAREEGLSLRWIEADPAAGVTPEQVREATGPTTAVVLLSHVAYRSGFLADLPAITEAAHRAGALMVWDLCHSAGSVELDLDGAGVDFAAGCTYKYLNGGPGSPAFAYVNSRHLASLKQPIWGWMGRKDAFEMAAGYEPAPGIRGFLSGTPAIFGMLAMQGTLDLIEEAGMAAIREKSLKLTAFAVELFEAWLEPLGVILASPGDPDRRGSHITVDHPAFRNVTAALWEQDVIPDFRAPHGIRVGLSPLSTSFAELFRGMAAVRDQLRG from the coding sequence GTGGAAAATCACGACGACGGCGCGCTGCGCGAAAGGGCTGCCCACCTCGATGGCCAGGACCCCCTGGCCCACTACCGCGACCTCTTCATCGGAACAGATTCGGACCTGTCCTACCTCGATGGCAACTCCCTGGGACGCCCGCTCAAGCGCAGTATCACGGATATCAGCACCTTCATCCGGGACGGCTGGGGCGGCCGGCTGATCAGGGGCTGGGACGAGGAATGGCTGGAGCTGCCGCAGGCCATCGGCGACCAGCTGGGAAGGGCAGTGCTGGGCGCCGCTCCGGGCCAGACAGTCATTGCCGATTCCACCACGGTGGTGCTGTACAAACTCCTTCGCGCTGCACTCGCCGCCGTGACAGACCCTGCCCGGACGGAAGTCGTCCTGGACACGGACAACTTCCCCACGGACCGTTACCTGGTGGAGGGCATCGCCCGCGAGGAGGGGCTTTCCCTGCGCTGGATCGAAGCTGATCCGGCCGCCGGCGTGACCCCCGAACAGGTGAGGGAAGCCACCGGGCCGACGACCGCCGTCGTACTCCTGAGCCATGTTGCCTACCGCTCCGGGTTCCTTGCCGACCTTCCGGCCATCACCGAAGCCGCCCACCGGGCAGGAGCCCTGATGGTCTGGGACCTGTGCCACTCGGCGGGTTCGGTTGAGCTGGACCTGGACGGCGCGGGCGTGGATTTTGCGGCCGGCTGCACCTACAAGTACCTCAACGGCGGCCCGGGCTCGCCGGCGTTCGCCTACGTCAACAGCCGGCACCTGGCCAGCCTGAAGCAGCCCATCTGGGGCTGGATGGGACGCAAGGATGCGTTCGAGATGGCAGCGGGCTACGAGCCGGCGCCCGGCATCCGGGGGTTCCTGAGCGGCACTCCGGCCATCTTCGGGATGCTGGCCATGCAGGGCACCCTTGACCTCATTGAAGAAGCCGGGATGGCAGCGATCCGGGAGAAGTCCCTGAAACTTACCGCTTTCGCCGTCGAGCTGTTTGAAGCGTGGCTGGAACCCCTGGGCGTCATCCTGGCTTCACCCGGCGATCCTGACCGCCGGGGCAGCCACATTACCGTGGACCATCCGGCCTTCCGGAACGTCACGGCCGCCCTGTGGGAGCAGGACGTCATCCCGGATTTCCGCGCGCCGCACGGCATCCGCGTCGGACTGTCGCCACTGAGCACCAGCTTTGCCGAACTGTTCCGCGGGATGGCAGCAGTCCGGGATCAGCTCCGCGGATAG
- a CDS encoding MoaD/ThiS family protein — MNVRYFAAARAAAGVEEERFDLPAGATVSDLLQAVLGVERPEPPAGTPPLPRILSRSSFLLNEVAVRDRSVVLAPGDVVDVLPPFAGG, encoded by the coding sequence TTGAACGTACGATACTTCGCTGCCGCACGCGCCGCCGCGGGTGTGGAAGAGGAGCGGTTCGACCTGCCCGCCGGCGCCACGGTTTCGGACCTGCTGCAGGCTGTTCTGGGAGTGGAACGGCCGGAGCCGCCGGCCGGCACACCGCCCCTGCCGCGCATCCTGTCCCGCAGCAGCTTCCTGCTCAATGAGGTGGCGGTGCGGGACCGGAGTGTTGTCCTTGCGCCGGGGGATGTTGTTGACGTGCTTCCGCCGTTCGCCGGGGGCTAG
- a CDS encoding sensor histidine kinase has translation MQGSELFAIIGWALLWAVVLGAAALLVLKFLRRASFAVQICVVVLATVAVLTAGMVSAFNAMFISARDLEVMWYILAVASAAAVAIALMLGARVSRNARILLEAARSIGRGEKAGPAAAVMGSELSALASELALSSRRLEESREREAAVEKSRRELVSWISHDLRTPLASMRAMAEALEDGMAADPSAYHRTIIAQTDQMAAMVNDLLELSKIQAGTLRLNAEPLDLYDLASDALADLAPLAARRGITLDGGGRRESLALADGPSIGRAVRNIVLNAILYSRPGSHVTVMVGRNNGSASVSVTDGCGGIPVEDLKHVFDTGWQGSRARLDPGQPDAAGNAPYSGAGVGLSMVAGIARAHGGSVAVENLDDGCRFTLHLPAEGHPSPVGTGRTALDGATNSAEQHHKSGSHHAS, from the coding sequence ATGCAGGGCAGTGAGCTTTTCGCGATCATCGGCTGGGCGCTGCTATGGGCGGTCGTCCTCGGGGCCGCCGCGCTGCTGGTATTGAAGTTCCTCCGCCGTGCGTCCTTCGCCGTCCAGATCTGCGTGGTTGTCCTGGCCACTGTCGCTGTCCTCACCGCGGGCATGGTCAGCGCCTTCAACGCGATGTTCATCTCGGCCAGGGACCTGGAAGTCATGTGGTACATCCTGGCTGTGGCATCCGCGGCTGCCGTCGCCATAGCCCTGATGCTCGGCGCGAGGGTCTCGCGGAATGCCCGCATCCTCCTGGAGGCCGCGCGGAGTATCGGCAGGGGCGAGAAAGCCGGGCCTGCAGCGGCCGTGATGGGTTCAGAACTTTCCGCGCTTGCCAGTGAACTTGCCCTGAGCAGCCGCCGGCTTGAGGAATCCAGGGAGCGGGAGGCCGCCGTCGAGAAGTCACGCAGGGAACTGGTGTCCTGGATCTCGCACGATCTCCGCACACCCCTGGCCAGCATGCGCGCCATGGCGGAAGCACTGGAGGACGGCATGGCAGCCGATCCCTCCGCCTACCACCGCACCATCATTGCGCAGACGGACCAGATGGCGGCCATGGTCAACGACCTCCTGGAACTGTCCAAGATCCAGGCCGGAACTCTGCGGCTCAACGCGGAACCGCTGGATCTGTATGACCTGGCCAGCGACGCCCTCGCCGATCTGGCGCCACTCGCGGCCCGCCGGGGCATCACCCTCGACGGTGGGGGACGCCGGGAGAGCCTGGCCCTCGCCGACGGGCCGTCGATCGGACGGGCGGTCCGAAACATTGTCCTGAATGCCATCCTCTACAGCCGGCCCGGGTCGCATGTCACCGTCATGGTGGGCCGCAATAACGGCAGTGCGTCGGTTTCCGTCACGGACGGTTGCGGTGGAATCCCGGTGGAGGACCTCAAACACGTTTTCGATACCGGGTGGCAGGGGAGCCGGGCGCGCCTGGATCCAGGTCAGCCCGACGCCGCCGGCAACGCGCCGTACAGCGGCGCCGGGGTAGGGCTGAGCATGGTGGCAGGGATCGCCCGTGCCCACGGGGGCAGCGTCGCAGTGGAAAACCTCGACGACGGGTGCCGCTTCACGCTGCATCTGCCCGCGGAGGGACATCCTTCTCCCGTTGGGACTGGCAGGACTGCCCTGGATGGCGCCACTAATTCAGCCGAACAGCACCACAAGTCTGGGAGTCACCATGCCTCATGA
- a CDS encoding DUF1579 family protein: MNSPQTGAVHAVLENFLGHWRGTARVAASAWGPEHTAAAEVTYTRAAGGYAVVQSYRHVEADGSHFEGHGVFTIDPDHDGVLWYYVDSMGLPPAGPARCSWVDGVLRVERRTERETARHTFRVDGEVLTHIIELRFGADQNFVPFMTSECRRV, encoded by the coding sequence ATGAACAGTCCGCAGACGGGCGCCGTGCACGCGGTGCTCGAGAACTTCCTGGGGCATTGGCGGGGCACGGCCCGGGTCGCCGCATCAGCTTGGGGGCCGGAGCACACTGCCGCCGCCGAAGTGACTTACACGCGGGCGGCGGGCGGCTACGCTGTCGTCCAAAGCTACCGGCACGTCGAAGCTGACGGGTCGCATTTTGAAGGCCATGGAGTCTTCACGATAGACCCAGACCATGATGGTGTTCTTTGGTATTACGTCGACAGCATGGGCCTGCCGCCGGCCGGGCCGGCCCGCTGCAGCTGGGTTGATGGCGTCCTGCGCGTTGAGCGCCGCACCGAGCGCGAGACCGCCCGCCATACCTTCCGGGTGGATGGTGAGGTACTGACCCACATAATCGAACTGCGCTTCGGCGCGGACCAGAACTTCGTCCCGTTCATGACCTCGGAGTGCCGGCGCGTCTGA